The Thomasclavelia ramosa DSM 1402 genome includes a region encoding these proteins:
- a CDS encoding sensor histidine kinase: MKIKSLRHQLVSTTSIIIMTVIVVFSLILLLYMGYYLLIIGRIYAMDEDLITPIASIVAVIFLILIIVALITSIACGFMISKRFLQTVDQFTKSIKQIKNEGLSHRLVIEGNDELALLGKEFNETIDQVERSLLQQNQFVSDASHELKTPLAIIKGNLDMLERWGKDDPAILSNSLNVTSNEVERLIQLCNELLHLTREMDIHCEEPTDLNLVVDEVITNFKEVHPEFEFIIKITVTSKIWMRIEHLKQLLIILIDNAIKYSREEEKKIELLYVDQKLMVKDHGIGIEADKLDYIFNRFYRADESRAQNNNNFGLGLAIAKRICSYYDYAITVESIVDQYTIFTIDFERR, from the coding sequence ATGAAAATTAAATCACTACGACATCAATTAGTTAGTACTACTTCAATTATTATTATGACAGTGATCGTAGTATTTAGCTTGATTTTATTACTTTATATGGGTTATTATTTATTGATTATTGGACGAATCTATGCAATGGATGAAGATTTGATAACCCCCATAGCTAGTATTGTTGCTGTAATCTTTTTGATTTTAATTATTGTTGCATTGATTACCAGTATTGCCTGTGGTTTCATGATTAGTAAACGTTTTTTACAAACTGTTGATCAATTTACAAAGAGTATTAAACAAATTAAAAATGAGGGCTTAAGTCACCGGCTTGTTATTGAGGGAAATGATGAATTAGCTTTATTAGGCAAGGAATTTAATGAAACAATCGATCAAGTGGAAAGATCATTATTACAACAAAATCAATTTGTAAGTGATGCATCACATGAATTAAAAACGCCATTGGCAATTATAAAAGGAAATTTAGATATGTTGGAGCGGTGGGGAAAAGATGATCCTGCTATTCTTAGCAATTCACTTAATGTCACTAGTAATGAAGTTGAGCGATTAATCCAATTGTGTAATGAACTTCTTCATTTAACCCGAGAGATGGATATTCATTGTGAAGAACCAACTGATCTTAATTTAGTAGTTGATGAAGTAATTACAAATTTTAAAGAAGTTCACCCAGAATTTGAATTTATTATTAAAATAACTGTAACTTCAAAGATATGGATGCGCATAGAACATTTAAAACAACTTTTAATTATTTTAATTGATAATGCAATTAAATATTCAAGAGAAGAAGAAAAGAAAATTGAATTATTATATGTTGACCAAAAATTAATGGTTAAAGATCACGGGATTGGGATAGAAGCAGATAAATTAGACTATATATTTAATCGCTTTTATCGGGCTGATGAGTCACGGGCTCAAAATAATAACAATTTTGGACTAGGTTTAGCAATTGCTAAAAGAATTTGCAGCTATTATGACTATGCAATTACGGTTGAAAGTATAGTTGATCAATATACAATTTTTACAATTGATTTTGAAAGGAGATAA
- a CDS encoding PepSY domain-containing protein, which translates to MKKIILFVLITIALVGCTEKVSALTLEEAQEIALKEVEGKILKAKEDKDDGVTYYDFTIITDTEKYEIEVDANSGKVLKREKDDDYIGTTTNPVDGTVTPITPVNTAVSLEEAQKIAFDRVGGGYLIKTELDYDDDDGIKKYEIEIKNGNKEYELEINADTGEIIKYEEDVE; encoded by the coding sequence ATGAAGAAAATAATTTTATTTGTATTAATTACAATAGCTTTAGTTGGATGTACTGAAAAAGTTAGTGCCCTAACATTGGAAGAAGCTCAAGAAATTGCTTTAAAAGAAGTAGAAGGAAAAATCCTTAAGGCTAAAGAAGATAAAGATGATGGGGTAACTTACTATGATTTTACTATTATAACTGATACAGAAAAGTATGAAATAGAAGTAGACGCAAATAGTGGAAAGGTATTAAAACGGGAAAAAGATGATGATTATATAGGTACGACAACTAATCCAGTTGATGGAACAGTTACTCCGATTACTCCTGTTAATACGGCTGTTTCTTTAGAGGAAGCTCAAAAAATCGCTTTTGATCGTGTTGGTGGTGGTTACTTAATAAAAACAGAGTTAGATTATGATGACGATGATGGAATTAAAAAATATGAGATAGAGATTAAAAATGGTAATAAGGAATATGAATTAGAAATTAATGCAGATACTGGTGAAATTATTAAATATGAAGAAGATGTAGAATAA
- a CDS encoding glycoside hydrolase family 1 protein produces MLHKKLKPFPSDFLWGASTSAYQVEGANLIDGKGPSCQDVKKVPEGTSELDVCADQYHRYKEDIALMAEMGFKTYRFSIAWTRILPNGTGEVNPKGIEYYNNVINECLKYGIEPLVTMFHFDMPAALDERGSWGNPESVDWFVNFAKVMYENYGDRVKYWLTINEQNMLTLVGPVIGTLHLPEGCTNEIKEIYQQNHHMLVAQAKAMALCHEMIPGAKIGPAPNISLVYPASCKPEDVLAAQNYNAIRNWLYLDMAVYGVYNNLVWAYLEEHDACPTFAPGDAEALKNGHPDFIGFNYYNTATCEASDGTETMDPGADQQTARGEAGFYRGFKNPNLPTTEFGWEIDPMGFRATIREMYSRYRLPMIVTENGLGAYDKLTEDGKVHDQYRIEYLRKHLEQVQLAITDGCEMMGYCPWSAVDLISTHEGMVKRYGFIYVDREEFDLKTLDRYRKDSFYWYKKVIATNGDDLSD; encoded by the coding sequence ATGTTACACAAAAAACTAAAACCATTCCCAAGTGATTTTTTATGGGGAGCTTCAACATCTGCTTATCAAGTAGAAGGAGCTAACTTAATCGATGGAAAAGGACCATCTTGTCAGGATGTCAAAAAAGTACCTGAAGGAACTTCAGAACTTGATGTGTGTGCTGATCAATATCATCGTTATAAAGAAGATATTGCATTGATGGCAGAAATGGGATTCAAGACTTATCGTTTCTCTATCGCTTGGACAAGAATTTTACCTAATGGAACTGGTGAAGTCAATCCAAAAGGAATTGAATATTATAATAATGTTATTAATGAATGTTTAAAATACGGTATTGAACCATTGGTAACAATGTTCCATTTTGATATGCCGGCTGCTTTAGATGAAAGAGGAAGCTGGGGTAATCCAGAATCGGTTGACTGGTTTGTAAACTTTGCAAAAGTTATGTATGAAAATTATGGTGATCGTGTTAAATATTGGCTAACGATCAACGAACAAAATATGCTGACTTTAGTTGGACCGGTAATTGGTACATTACACTTGCCGGAAGGATGCACAAACGAAATCAAAGAAATCTATCAGCAAAACCATCATATGCTGGTAGCACAAGCTAAAGCAATGGCATTATGCCACGAAATGATTCCTGGAGCAAAAATCGGACCTGCACCAAATATTTCATTAGTTTATCCTGCTTCTTGTAAACCTGAAGATGTTCTAGCAGCACAAAACTATAATGCTATAAGAAACTGGTTATATTTGGATATGGCGGTTTACGGTGTATATAATAATTTAGTTTGGGCTTACTTAGAAGAACATGATGCCTGCCCAACATTTGCACCTGGAGATGCTGAAGCATTGAAAAATGGACATCCTGATTTTATTGGTTTCAACTATTACAATACTGCTACTTGTGAAGCTAGTGATGGAACTGAAACAATGGATCCTGGAGCTGATCAGCAAACTGCTCGTGGTGAAGCCGGATTCTATCGTGGATTTAAAAATCCTAATTTACCAACTACTGAATTTGGATGGGAAATTGATCCAATGGGATTCCGGGCAACAATCCGTGAAATGTACTCACGTTATCGTCTGCCAATGATCGTTACTGAAAATGGACTAGGAGCATATGATAAATTAACAGAAGACGGTAAAGTACATGATCAATATCGAATTGAATATTTAAGAAAACATCTTGAACAGGTACAATTAGCAATCACAGACGGTTGTGAAATGATGGGATACTGTCCATGGTCAGCAGTAGACTTGATTTCAACACATGAAGGTATGGTCAAACGTTATGGATTTATTTATGTAGACCGTGAAGAATTTGATTTAAAAACTTTAGATCGTTATCGTAAAGATTCATTCTATTGGTACAAAAAAGTTATTGCCACTAATGGTGATGATTTATCAGATTAA
- a CDS encoding DUF3850 domain-containing protein yields MCSLQVDSQYFDKICNGVINHLVVCKEEGIEQGDCVSLRKLGKTNISCVVKVEYVDCEGSGVDENYCILGVKRI; encoded by the coding sequence ATGTGTAGTTTACAGGTTGACAGCCAATATTTTGATAAAATCTGTAACGGTGTGATTAACCATTTAGTTGTTTGTAAAGAAGAGGGAATTGAGCAGGGGGATTGTGTTTCTTTACGAAAACTAGGAAAAACAAATATCAGTTGTGTAGTAAAAGTTGAGTATGTTGATTGTGAAGGCTCAGGTGTAGATGAAAATTATTGTATTCTTGGAGTTAAAAGAATATAA